A window of Caloramator mitchellensis contains these coding sequences:
- a CDS encoding iron-containing alcohol dehydrogenase: MKELKLHGNSIIIGKDALDKIKELKIKRAFIVTGGSAMFRNGAIDRLTNLLESCGAQYQIFKDVKKNPSINTVIAAVEIMKEYSPDVVIGIGGGSPIDVAKAAAVFYDYPELDIKNPDSLTLPFKRRKTILIAIPSTSGTGTEVTRASVLTYDDMNLKIGLKCDAFIPDVAILDAALTLSMPKNIVAETGMDALTHAVECYINKNIDEYSEVLAEGAVKGLFKFLPLSFEKGDYESREKVHIYSAMAGSAFSNVGLGMAHGISHAFGGKFGYAHGLLNAIALPYVLKFNSMDEEVNNRLNRLAKIIDVPDFIEAVIELNKKLNIPLSFKDMGLSDEDFNNNFEELLENSMKGSTRVNPVKITKAQMEQLLLNIFKGIV; encoded by the coding sequence ATGAAGGAGCTTAAATTACACGGTAATAGCATAATAATTGGTAAAGATGCTTTAGATAAGATTAAAGAATTAAAAATAAAAAGGGCATTTATTGTTACCGGTGGAAGCGCGATGTTTAGAAATGGAGCCATTGATAGATTAACAAATTTATTAGAGAGCTGTGGTGCCCAATATCAAATATTTAAGGACGTAAAAAAGAATCCCTCAATAAATACAGTCATTGCTGCAGTTGAAATAATGAAGGAATATAGCCCTGATGTTGTAATTGGAATAGGCGGAGGCTCACCTATAGATGTTGCAAAAGCTGCTGCTGTTTTTTATGATTACCCTGAACTGGATATTAAAAATCCAGATAGTTTGACTCTGCCGTTTAAAAGAAGAAAAACAATACTAATTGCAATTCCTTCAACATCTGGAACGGGGACAGAGGTTACAAGGGCATCGGTTTTGACTTATGATGACATGAATTTAAAAATTGGACTAAAATGTGACGCCTTTATACCTGATGTGGCTATTTTAGATGCGGCTTTAACACTATCGATGCCTAAAAATATAGTAGCAGAGACAGGAATGGACGCTTTAACACACGCAGTTGAGTGCTATATAAATAAAAATATAGACGAATACTCAGAGGTTTTAGCAGAGGGTGCGGTAAAGGGATTGTTTAAATTTCTTCCACTTTCATTTGAAAAAGGTGACTACGAGAGCAGGGAAAAGGTTCACATATACAGTGCGATGGCAGGGAGTGCTTTTTCAAACGTAGGGCTTGGAATGGCACACGGCATTTCCCATGCCTTTGGAGGGAAGTTTGGCTATGCCCATGGCCTTTTGAATGCAATTGCGCTACCATATGTATTAAAATTTAATTCGATGGATGAAGAAGTAAATAATAGGCTTAACAGATTGGCAAAAATCATAGATGTGCCAGATTTTATTGAGGCAGTTATTGAACTTAACAAAAAATTGAACATCCCATTATCCTTTAAGGATATGGGACTTAGCGATGAAGATTTTAATAATAATTTTGAAGAGCTGCTTGAAAATTCTATGAAGGGTTCAACAAGAGTTAACCCTGTGAAA